The Amaranthus tricolor cultivar Red isolate AtriRed21 chromosome 6, ASM2621246v1, whole genome shotgun sequence genome has a segment encoding these proteins:
- the LOC130815526 gene encoding uncharacterized protein LOC130815526 encodes MSPEREVEDPQHDEPSNINDGIQELLSDALREGPNEEAKKFFRLKEEGEQELYPGCKKMSRLAFTIRLYIYKCDHKLSDVATAGLLNFFKEVLPDDAILPTSMHEAKKVLKLLGLDYKRIDACPNDCMLYWAEHANATSCHVCGTSRWKSKDNDEDDNPNEKTRRIPSKVLRYFPIKKRLQRLYMCAETANHPWRYNKRNFNGHIETRNEPVCLTGSEVEELTRDFPNEFGKRKPKVRQDTDGPNPWRKIPIFFKLPYWKNCDLRHSLDVMHIEKNMFDNVIGTLLDIPGKSKDHKSAHRDLKYLREEKDLRWVPELEVQELEDGSEEFPTSMFWMNDDEKKLFCQTIKNAKLPQGYASNISRCVQVDEKKIIGYKSHDAHFMMHYLLPIAAKTTLRAHVATPIIGMSKFFKGIWKKSIDPKDLDNL; translated from the exons ATGAGCCCTGAAAGAGAAGTTGAGGATCCTCAACACGATGAACCATCAAACATTAATGATGGTATACAAGAGTTGTTGAGTGATGCTTTGAGAGAAGGGCCAAATGAAGAGGCGAAGAAGTTTTTTCGCCTAAAAGAGGAAGGCGAACAAGAGTTGTATCCGGGTTGCAAAAAAATGTCTAGACTTGCCTTCACAATTCGCCTCTACATTTACAAGTGTGACCATAAGTTGTCCGATGTTGCAACTGCTGGTTTACTAAATTTCTTCAAGGAAGTTCTCCCCGATGATGCAATATTGCCCACATCTATGCACGAAGCGAAGAAAGTTTTAAAGTTGTTGGGGTTGGACTACAAAAGGATAGACGCTTGCCCTAATGATTGCATGTTATATTGGGCGGAGCATGCAAACGCAACCAGTTGCCATGTCTGTGGAACTTCAAGGTGGAAATCGAAGGATAATGATGAAGATGACAATCCTAATGAAAAAACTCGTAGAATTCCATCTAAAGTTCTAAGGTACTTCCCAATCAAGAAGAGGTTGCAAAGGTTGTACATGTGTGCCGAAACAGCAA ACCACCCGTGGCGGTATAATAAGAGGAACTTCAATGGGCATATTGAGACAAGAAATGAACCGGTTTGTTTGACCGGAAGTGAGGTTGAGGAGCTAACACGTGATTTTCCAAATGAATTTGGAAAAAGGAAGCCAAAAGTGAGACAAGATACTGATGGTCCCAATCCATGGAGGAAGATTCCCATTTTTTTCAAGTTACCTTACTGGAAAAATTGCGATCTTCGCCATAGTTTAGATGTCATGCATATTGAAAAGAATATGTTTGATAATGTCATTGGGACATTGTTAGACATTCCTGGAAAATCAAAAGACCATAAATCTGCTCATCGGGATTTGAAATACCTGCGAGAGGAGAAAGACCTTCGATGGGTGCCGGAGCTTGAGGTTCAAGAATTAGAAGATGGAAGTGAAGAGTTTCCGACATCTATGTTTtggatgaatgatgatgaaaagaAATTGTTTTGCCAAACCATAAAAAATGCAAAGCTACCACAAGGTTATGCCTCTAATATTTCTCGATGTGTTCAAGTTGATGAAAAGAAAATCATCGGATATAAGAGCCATGATGCACATTTTATGATGCATTATTTGCTTCCTATTGCCGCAAAGACAACCCTAAGGGCACATGTTGCAACTCCAATAATTGGGATGTCAAAATTTTTCAAAGGCATATGGAAAAAATCTATTGATCCCAAAGATCTCGACAATCTCTAA